In Candidatus Hydrogenedentota bacterium, the genomic stretch CACACCGTTGGACAAGCCGGGTCTCCGGGTGGACCCGGACATGGAACTGGTCCTGCGGGAGCCGCCGCGTTATGTGAGCCGGGGCGGGGAGAAGCTGGAGGGGGCCTTTGAGGCGTTCGCGCTGGAGGTGCGGGGGCTGGTGGCCATGGACGTGGGCGCGTCCACGGGGGGCTTCACGGACTGCCTTTTGCAGCATGGCGCGGCGCGGGTCTACGCGGTGGATGTGGGCTACGGGCAACTGGCGTGGAAACTCCGCCAGGACCCCCGCGTGGTCGTGATGGAGCGCTGCAACATCCGCCACCTCAAGCCGGAGTCCCTGCCGGAGCGCCCGGCGTTCTTCACGGTGGACTGCTCGTTCATCTCCCTGCGCCTGGTCCTTCCGGCGGTGGTGCCGCTGCTCGGGGAACATCCGTCCGGGGTGGCCCTGGTGAAGCCGCAGTTCGAGGCGGGGCGGGAACAGGTGGGCAAGGGCGGGGTGGTGCGGGACGCCGCCGTGCATGAACGGGTGGTGGA encodes the following:
- a CDS encoding TlyA family RNA methyltransferase; this encodes MEKERLDMVVQRRFAVTRSKAQGLIQTGQVCQPDGTPLDKPGLRVDPDMELVLREPPRYVSRGGEKLEGAFEAFALEVRGLVAMDVGASTGGFTDCLLQHGAARVYAVDVGYGQLAWKLRQDPRVVVMERCNIRHLKPESLPERPAFFTVDCSFISLRLVLPAVVPLLGEHPSGVALVKPQFEAGREQVGKGGVVRDAAVHERVVDETRALALGLGFARVDVVPSPLLGPAGNREFLAHLHGYGPTQP